The following are encoded in a window of Deferrivibrio essentukiensis genomic DNA:
- a CDS encoding 4Fe-4S binding protein has product MKIKSIRRSIQIFVFLLMFIVPVLNIFEIYFIKGTFYSIDVGSIAMADPLAVFQAIVASKSFTLTMLASIIIPIMLLLIFGRIWCSYMCPYYFITEMIEGLRKKLRLKSNKPKYAKEHLYKTNVLRLSFLLFGLFVMGIAGIPLLNLISAPGIISSQALVMVKFGYVTFEIVFILFLIVMEFFYYKFWCRYFCPTGSFLSVLGLKRMLNVKKINEDCSMCLSCIKVCPMAINPMEDGQSIACNNCGDCIDNCPDNHKRPTLKYFIK; this is encoded by the coding sequence ATGAAGATTAAGAGCATCAGGCGAAGTATACAGATTTTTGTTTTTTTACTAATGTTTATTGTGCCTGTTTTGAATATATTTGAGATTTATTTTATCAAAGGGACATTTTATTCTATCGATGTAGGCAGCATTGCAATGGCTGACCCGTTGGCAGTTTTCCAGGCTATTGTTGCATCAAAATCTTTTACTCTGACAATGCTTGCCTCGATTATAATTCCTATTATGCTTCTTTTGATATTCGGAAGAATTTGGTGCAGTTACATGTGCCCCTACTACTTTATTACAGAGATGATAGAAGGTTTAAGAAAAAAGTTGCGTTTAAAATCTAATAAGCCTAAATATGCAAAAGAACATCTTTACAAAACAAATGTATTAAGGCTTTCCTTTTTATTGTTTGGATTATTTGTTATGGGAATTGCCGGAATACCACTTTTGAATCTTATTTCAGCTCCGGGGATTATTTCATCCCAGGCACTTGTTATGGTAAAGTTCGGTTATGTCACTTTTGAAATAGTTTTTATTCTGTTTTTAATAGTAATGGAGTTTTTTTATTACAAATTTTGGTGTCGTTACTTTTGCCCTACGGGGAGCTTTTTGTCTGTCTTGGGGCTTAAAAGAATGTTGAACGTGAAGAAAATTAATGAAGACTGCTCAATGTGCCTAAGTTGTATCAAAGTTTGCCCTATGGCTATTAATCCTATGGAGGATGGGCAGAGTATTGCATGCAATAATTGTGGGGATTGCATTGATAATTGCCCAGATAACCATAAAAGGCCAACATTAAAATATTTTATAAAGTAG